Proteins encoded by one window of Porphyromonas vaginalis:
- a CDS encoding succinate dehydrogenase cytochrome b subunit: protein MWIFKSSIGRKFIMSLSGLFLIIFLLLHGSINLLAVYDAINVNSEFPTDLYNQACHFMGTNILVQIMVPILALGFIVHIIYAAWLTLLNRKARGNDRYAIFTRAKIDWASKNMFVLGIIVLGLLVFHLTHFWSKMQLQEWTGGQSAEGYQLVVQTFSNVWVVILYLVWLVAIWFHLTHGFWSAFQTLGWNNKKWFNRLHVISYIVATLLVLIFAVVVVYFGFIYSGPESLNEAIPYAEDTVASLPII, encoded by the coding sequence ATGTGGATCTTTAAATCATCGATCGGGAGAAAGTTCATCATGAGTCTATCTGGGCTCTTCTTGATTATCTTCCTGTTGCTACATGGCAGCATCAACCTGCTGGCCGTCTACGATGCTATCAACGTGAATAGCGAGTTCCCCACGGACCTGTACAATCAAGCTTGCCACTTCATGGGTACCAATATCTTGGTACAGATTATGGTGCCCATCCTTGCATTAGGCTTCATTGTACATATTATCTATGCGGCCTGGCTGACGCTCCTCAATCGCAAGGCGCGTGGTAATGATCGCTATGCTATCTTCACTCGTGCCAAGATAGATTGGGCCAGCAAGAACATGTTTGTCCTAGGCATCATCGTCTTGGGGCTATTGGTCTTTCACCTAACACACTTCTGGAGCAAGATGCAGCTACAAGAGTGGACGGGCGGTCAGAGCGCAGAGGGCTATCAGCTCGTCGTGCAGACCTTTAGCAATGTCTGGGTGGTAATCCTATACCTCGTATGGCTCGTAGCTATCTGGTTCCACCTGACGCACGGCTTCTGGAGTGCCTTCCAGACACTCGGATGGAACAATAAGAAGTGGTTCAACCGCCTCCATGTCATCAGCTACATCGTCGCCACACTACTGGTACTCATCTTTGCCGTTGTAGTCGTTTACTTTGGCTTCATCTACTCAGGTCCTGAGAGTCTTAATGAGGCTATCCCCTACGCTGAGGATACTGTAGCTTCTCTTCCTATCATCTAA
- a CDS encoding fumarate reductase/succinate dehydrogenase flavoprotein subunit produces the protein MSELNAKIPAGALAEKWTNYKNHQKLVNPANKRLLDVIVVGTGLAGASAAASLGELGFNVLNFCIQDSPRRAHSIAAQGGVNAAKNYQNDGDSIYRLYYDTIKGGDYRAREANVYRLAEVSNAIIDQCVAQGVPFAREYGGLLDNRSFGGAQVSRTFYARGQTGQQLLLGAYSALSRQVHKGSVKLYTRHEMLDLVIIDGRARGIIARNLVTGAIERFAAHAVVIATGGYGNAFYLTTNAIASNGSAAWQCYKKGAYFGNPCMAQIHPTCIPEHGDFQSKLTLMSESLRNDGRIWVPKKLEDAKALQAGTKKANDIPEEDRDFYLERRYPAFGNLVPRDVASRAAKERCDAGFGVNNTGLAVFLDFKYAIERMGRDVVADKYGNLFQMYEQITADNPYETPMMIYPAIHYTMGGLWVDYELQTTIPGLFAIGEANFSDHGANRLGASALMQGLADGYFILPYTIQNYLSDQIQVPHFSVDHKEFDEAEKALKERIQRIASMHGKRSVDSIHKELGHIMWEYVGMARSKESLQTGIEKIRALRKVFWSDLHLPGKVDDLNIELEKALRLADFLEIGELMAHDALDREESCGGHFRIEHQTEEGEAKRDDENFAYVSCWEYQGEGQDPVMHKEPLVYEFTERLQRNYKN, from the coding sequence ATGAGCGAACTAAATGCCAAAATCCCAGCAGGTGCTTTAGCTGAGAAGTGGACTAACTATAAGAATCATCAGAAGCTAGTCAACCCCGCCAATAAGCGTCTTCTCGACGTCATTGTTGTGGGTACTGGTCTAGCAGGAGCCTCTGCAGCAGCCTCTCTAGGAGAGCTAGGCTTCAACGTGCTGAACTTCTGTATACAGGACTCACCACGACGTGCACACTCTATTGCTGCACAGGGTGGTGTCAATGCTGCAAAGAACTATCAGAACGACGGTGACTCCATCTACCGTCTCTACTACGATACCATCAAGGGTGGTGACTACCGCGCTCGTGAGGCAAATGTCTATCGTCTCGCAGAGGTGTCTAACGCAATCATCGACCAGTGTGTCGCTCAGGGCGTCCCCTTCGCACGTGAGTATGGAGGTCTACTAGATAACCGCTCCTTCGGTGGTGCGCAGGTCTCCCGTACGTTCTACGCTCGTGGTCAGACGGGTCAGCAGCTACTCCTCGGTGCTTACTCAGCACTCAGCCGTCAGGTACACAAGGGTAGCGTCAAGCTCTACACCCGCCACGAGATGCTAGACCTAGTCATCATCGATGGTCGTGCTAGAGGTATCATCGCTCGCAACCTAGTCACAGGTGCTATCGAGCGCTTTGCCGCTCATGCCGTTGTGATCGCTACGGGTGGCTATGGCAATGCTTTCTACCTTACGACGAACGCTATCGCCTCCAATGGGTCAGCTGCTTGGCAGTGCTATAAGAAGGGTGCTTACTTTGGCAATCCCTGTATGGCGCAGATCCACCCGACCTGTATCCCCGAGCACGGAGACTTCCAGTCCAAGCTAACGCTTATGTCTGAGTCTCTCCGTAACGATGGACGTATTTGGGTACCCAAAAAGCTGGAGGACGCTAAGGCACTACAAGCTGGTACCAAGAAGGCAAATGACATCCCCGAGGAGGATCGTGACTTCTACCTCGAGCGTCGCTATCCCGCCTTCGGTAACCTAGTACCTCGTGACGTCGCTAGCCGTGCTGCTAAGGAGCGTTGCGATGCTGGCTTCGGTGTCAATAATACGGGTCTCGCTGTCTTCCTAGACTTTAAGTATGCTATCGAGCGTATGGGGCGTGATGTTGTTGCGGACAAGTACGGCAACCTCTTCCAGATGTACGAGCAGATCACTGCCGACAATCCTTACGAGACCCCGATGATGATCTACCCAGCTATCCACTACACGATGGGTGGTCTATGGGTCGACTATGAGCTACAGACCACTATCCCTGGGCTCTTTGCTATCGGTGAGGCAAACTTCTCCGACCACGGTGCTAACCGTCTCGGTGCTTCAGCCCTCATGCAGGGTCTGGCCGATGGTTACTTTATCCTGCCCTATACGATACAGAACTACCTCTCGGATCAGATCCAGGTACCGCACTTTAGCGTAGACCACAAGGAGTTTGACGAGGCTGAGAAGGCACTCAAGGAGCGCATCCAGCGCATTGCCTCGATGCATGGTAAGCGTTCGGTCGATAGCATCCACAAGGAGCTAGGACACATCATGTGGGAGTATGTCGGTATGGCACGCTCTAAGGAGAGCCTGCAGACAGGTATTGAGAAGATCAGGGCACTGCGCAAGGTCTTCTGGAGTGACCTCCACCTACCAGGTAAGGTCGACGATCTCAACATCGAGCTAGAGAAGGCGCTGCGTCTAGCAGACTTCCTCGAGATCGGCGAGCTCATGGCACACGATGCCCTCGACCGTGAGGAGAGCTGTGGTGGACACTTCCGCATAGAGCATCAGACTGAGGAGGGTGAGGCAAAGCGTGACGATGAGAACTTTGCTTACGTCTCCTGCTGGGAGTATCAAGGCGAGGGTCAAGACCCTGTCATGCACAAGGAGCCACTGGTATACGAATTCACCGAGCGTCTCCAGCGTAACTATAAGAACTAA
- a CDS encoding DUF1573 domain-containing protein, whose product MATTRRLLALLLSLTATLGVVRAQRPAEMIDSLSAIHNFGTIAEERGTVSHSFTLHNVSDQQMVILRVNTDCGCTTPTYDRTAVAPGDSIPILITYNPLNRPGSFVKYTRVYTSVDPSKPIKLTIKGNVATLGRPIPTNARYQQEIGALQVSNLFLDFPLQPAGEENTIRLMLNNPTSRPLVVSLDTLPSFLSSSISQATLAAYEPEEIFLTARTDGSVAPGIHKGWIGITVRTQDGEPDLSGGVMVRLVMPPHFDKGAAAPLADLKTYQRLTDLAPEETVYEGAVTLKNDGKAPMHVYSAESNTAFLTILDYPETIAPGESFDIRYRLNLEGADRSRGALKANFDLLLNDPNAPLRNVLIVIPKR is encoded by the coding sequence ATGGCTACAACAAGAAGATTGTTAGCTCTCCTGCTCTCTCTCACGGCTACTCTAGGGGTAGTGCGTGCGCAACGGCCGGCAGAGATGATCGACTCTCTCTCAGCAATACACAACTTCGGTACGATTGCTGAGGAGCGGGGCACGGTGTCTCACAGCTTCACCCTGCACAACGTCTCTGACCAGCAGATGGTCATACTGCGTGTTAATACGGATTGTGGCTGTACGACACCTACTTACGATCGTACGGCTGTAGCTCCTGGTGATTCGATACCTATCTTGATCACCTATAATCCGCTAAATCGTCCAGGCTCTTTCGTTAAGTATACGCGTGTCTACACCTCTGTAGATCCGAGTAAGCCTATCAAGCTGACGATCAAGGGAAACGTAGCTACACTGGGCAGACCGATCCCAACGAATGCACGCTACCAGCAAGAGATTGGCGCACTACAGGTGAGCAACCTCTTTCTAGACTTTCCATTGCAACCAGCAGGCGAAGAGAACACGATCCGTCTGATGCTCAATAATCCGACGAGTAGGCCTCTAGTGGTGTCTCTGGATACGCTACCCAGCTTTCTATCTAGTAGTATAAGCCAAGCCACACTGGCAGCTTATGAGCCTGAGGAGATCTTCCTGACGGCGCGTACTGATGGATCGGTGGCTCCGGGCATTCACAAAGGGTGGATAGGCATCACTGTACGAACGCAGGATGGTGAGCCTGATCTCTCTGGTGGGGTGATGGTACGTCTTGTGATGCCCCCGCACTTTGACAAGGGGGCAGCAGCACCGCTTGCGGACTTAAAGACCTATCAGCGTCTTACGGACTTAGCTCCAGAAGAGACGGTGTATGAGGGAGCAGTCACTCTGAAAAATGATGGCAAAGCTCCGATGCATGTCTACTCTGCAGAGAGCAATACAGCTTTCCTGACCATCTTAGACTATCCTGAGACGATTGCTCCTGGCGAGAGCTTCGATATACGTTATCGCCTGAATCTAGAGGGAGCTGATCGCTCTCGTGGGGCACTTAAGGCAAACTTTGACTTGTTGCTGAATGATCCGAACGCTCCGCTACGCAATGTCTTGATCGTCATACCTAAGCGGTAG
- a CDS encoding DUF1573 domain-containing protein — MKRIAILTTILLLCATLAGAQNKQTTSKQSGAQITATETEFDFGSIKEVDGPVSHTFTIKNTGNAPLVLTRVVASCGCTKPEFETAPIAPGKTTTVKVTYNPAGRPGQFVKTISIYSNGKDGSYILRIKGVVE; from the coding sequence ATGAAACGCATTGCAATCCTTACAACGATCCTACTACTCTGTGCTACGCTAGCTGGCGCTCAGAATAAGCAGACCACAAGCAAGCAGTCTGGTGCCCAGATTACAGCTACGGAGACGGAGTTTGACTTTGGCTCTATCAAGGAGGTAGACGGCCCTGTGAGCCATACCTTCACGATCAAGAATACAGGTAATGCTCCGCTCGTCCTCACTCGTGTCGTAGCCTCTTGTGGCTGCACGAAGCCTGAGTTCGAGACAGCTCCTATCGCTCCGGGCAAGACTACAACGGTTAAGGTGACCTACAATCCAGCAGGACGCCCTGGGCAATTTGTCAAGACCATCTCTATCTATAGCAATGGTAAGGATGGTAGCTACATACTACGCATCAAGGGCGTGGTCGAGTAG
- the crcB gene encoding fluoride efflux transporter CrcB has product MLRQLLLVALGGALGSAMRYLTAILLARHYTGSIPLATLVVNVLGCFLIGLLIGLCSDTAHLRLLFITGFCGGFTTFSTFTAESYAMLREGAYGLAILYIVGSVLIGLLALWVGVYLSRSIIS; this is encoded by the coding sequence ATGCTCAGACAGCTTCTTCTTGTAGCGCTAGGCGGTGCTCTCGGGAGTGCTATGCGCTACCTCACAGCCATCTTGCTAGCTCGTCACTATACCGGCTCTATACCGTTGGCCACACTCGTGGTCAACGTCTTGGGTTGCTTTCTCATAGGTCTATTGATCGGCTTGTGTAGCGATACAGCGCATCTTCGGTTGCTCTTTATCACAGGCTTTTGCGGTGGGTTCACCACCTTCTCAACCTTTACAGCAGAGAGCTACGCCATGCTTCGTGAGGGAGCTTATGGGCTAGCCATTCTCTATATTGTGGGCAGCGTGCTGATCGGCCTGCTTGCTCTCTGGGTAGGCGTATACTTGTCACGCAGCATCATTTCTTGA
- a CDS encoding succinate dehydrogenase/fumarate reductase iron-sulfur subunit yields MDHNINIKVKVWRQRGPREKGHFETYALKDVPQSASFLEMIDILNEQLIAEDKEPVIYDHDCREGICGMCSMYIDGHPHGPVNAITTCQLHMRTFKDGDTITVEPWRSAGFPIIRDLMVDRSAYDKIIQAGGYVSVNTGGVPDANSIPIPKHKADEAMDAASCIGCGACAAACKNGSAMLFVSAKVSQLALLPQGRAEAHKRAKAMIAKMDELGFGNCTNTRACELECPKSVSISHIARLNRQFIGAKLSD; encoded by the coding sequence ATGGATCACAATATAAATATCAAAGTCAAGGTATGGCGTCAGAGAGGTCCCCGCGAGAAGGGACACTTTGAGACCTATGCACTCAAGGATGTGCCTCAGAGCGCTTCTTTTCTTGAGATGATCGACATACTCAACGAGCAGCTCATTGCCGAGGATAAGGAACCCGTTATCTACGACCACGATTGTCGTGAGGGTATCTGCGGTATGTGCTCTATGTATATCGATGGGCACCCACACGGTCCTGTCAATGCCATCACCACCTGTCAGCTACACATGCGCACCTTCAAGGATGGTGACACCATCACTGTCGAGCCTTGGAGATCTGCTGGCTTCCCGATCATTCGCGACTTGATGGTCGACCGCTCTGCTTATGACAAGATCATACAGGCTGGTGGTTATGTCTCTGTCAATACGGGAGGTGTACCTGATGCTAACTCGATCCCCATCCCTAAGCACAAGGCTGACGAAGCGATGGATGCAGCCTCTTGTATCGGTTGTGGTGCTTGCGCTGCTGCCTGCAAAAATGGCTCCGCTATGCTCTTCGTCTCTGCTAAGGTGAGCCAGCTGGCCTTGCTACCTCAGGGACGTGCTGAGGCGCACAAGCGTGCTAAGGCGATGATCGCTAAGATGGATGAGCTAGGCTTCGGAAACTGTACGAATACACGTGCCTGCGAGCTGGAGTGCCCTAAGAGTGTCTCCATCAGCCACATCGCACGCCTCAACCGTCAGTTCATCGGTGCTAAGTTGAGCGACTAG
- a CDS encoding Mrp/NBP35 family ATP-binding protein gives MNSYTTEQVLDALRNVRYPGTGTDIVSSGIVTDDIQIEGRRISLTLHFPRVRDPFARSVVKAAETAILTFLDAEADVAGRIKATFREEPEQPEVENPLPMVSNTIAIFSGKGGVGKSTVTSNLAVALARQGYKVGLLDADIYGPSMPKMFHCEDARPVAEEVDGKDRIAPIVVSEGIKMLSIGFFVRPDQALLWRGTMASNALKQLLTEGHWGELDYLLIDMPPGTGDIALTLVQTLPLTGAIVVTTPQEVALVDAMKGINLFQTDLVNVPILGLVENMSWFTPAELPDNKYYIFGRDGGKRLAEQFNIPLLGQLPLVQSVCEAGDAGEPIAAQSDQVMSHYFAELATAVTERVQERLTMAPATKRVHVSH, from the coding sequence ATGAATAGCTATACAACCGAGCAGGTCCTCGATGCGCTACGCAATGTGCGTTACCCAGGTACGGGTACGGACATTGTCTCTTCTGGCATCGTGACTGACGACATACAGATAGAGGGACGACGGATCTCTCTGACGCTACACTTCCCCCGTGTGCGAGACCCCTTTGCTCGCTCCGTGGTCAAAGCGGCTGAGACCGCCATCCTCACCTTCCTCGATGCAGAGGCAGATGTGGCGGGGCGTATCAAGGCAACCTTTAGAGAGGAGCCTGAGCAGCCTGAGGTGGAGAACCCGCTCCCGATGGTCTCTAATACGATCGCTATCTTCAGTGGCAAGGGAGGCGTCGGCAAGAGCACTGTCACGAGCAACCTCGCCGTGGCTTTGGCTCGCCAAGGCTACAAAGTAGGGCTCCTCGATGCCGATATTTATGGGCCGTCGATGCCGAAGATGTTTCACTGTGAGGATGCCCGTCCTGTCGCTGAGGAGGTAGACGGCAAGGACCGTATCGCACCCATTGTTGTGTCAGAGGGTATCAAGATGCTCTCGATCGGCTTCTTCGTACGTCCTGACCAAGCGCTCCTATGGCGTGGCACGATGGCTTCGAATGCGCTCAAGCAGCTCCTCACAGAGGGACACTGGGGAGAGCTGGACTACTTACTCATCGATATGCCTCCTGGGACGGGAGATATAGCTCTGACGCTAGTCCAGACGCTACCGCTCACGGGGGCTATCGTGGTGACCACACCGCAAGAGGTGGCTCTCGTCGATGCGATGAAGGGGATCAATCTCTTCCAGACCGACCTGGTTAATGTGCCTATCCTCGGTTTGGTGGAGAATATGTCTTGGTTTACGCCAGCCGAGCTACCCGACAATAAGTACTACATCTTCGGTCGTGACGGTGGTAAGCGACTGGCTGAGCAGTTTAACATCCCGCTCCTGGGTCAGCTCCCGCTCGTGCAGAGTGTCTGCGAGGCTGGCGATGCCGGAGAGCCTATAGCTGCGCAGAGTGACCAGGTGATGAGCCACTACTTCGCTGAGTTAGCCACGGCAGTAACCGAGCGCGTGCAGGAAAGACTGACGATGGCTCCCGCCACCAAGCGGGTGCATGTGTCGCACTAG
- the meaB gene encoding methylmalonyl Co-A mutase-associated GTPase MeaB encodes MLTNDHPENDPQYAGLKVNKGVSAQPMVNPYLRQQRVQREDYSAERYIKEILAGNRTFLARAVTLVESTRHDHQLKAQQILEGCLPYSGQSMRVGITGVPGAGKSTSIDAFGMHLIKQGHKLAVLAIDPSSEISKGSILGDKTRMERLSREERAFIRPSASSSSLGGVARKTRETIILCEAAGFDTVFVETVGVGQSETAVHSMVDFFLLIQLAGTGDELQGIKRGIMEMADGIIINKADGDNVDKARLAAQHFRNALQLFPATESGWEPKVMTYSGLKGIGIKEIFDMIDEYRQTSKESGYFDYNRRRQEKWWMYETVNEELRRSFYDNEQVKQLQETIEHEVLENRITPFVGAGRLLEAFYKSLK; translated from the coding sequence ATGCTCACGAATGATCATCCTGAAAATGACCCTCAGTATGCGGGTCTCAAGGTGAATAAAGGTGTCTCTGCTCAGCCTATGGTCAATCCTTATCTGCGCCAACAACGGGTGCAGCGTGAGGACTACTCGGCGGAGCGTTATATCAAGGAGATCTTAGCGGGCAATCGCACTTTCCTGGCTCGTGCCGTGACGCTGGTCGAGAGTACACGTCATGACCATCAGCTCAAGGCGCAGCAGATACTGGAGGGGTGCCTACCTTACAGTGGGCAGTCGATGCGTGTCGGTATCACTGGCGTGCCTGGAGCGGGTAAGAGTACATCGATCGATGCTTTCGGCATGCACCTCATTAAGCAGGGGCACAAGCTGGCTGTGTTGGCGATCGACCCCAGTAGTGAGATCTCTAAGGGGAGTATACTAGGCGACAAAACTCGTATGGAGCGGCTCTCTCGTGAGGAGCGTGCCTTCATCCGTCCGAGTGCTAGTAGCTCTTCGCTAGGTGGTGTGGCGCGCAAGACGCGTGAGACCATTATCCTCTGTGAGGCTGCGGGCTTTGATACGGTCTTTGTCGAGACGGTGGGCGTAGGGCAGAGTGAGACGGCTGTGCACTCGATGGTCGACTTCTTCCTCCTGATCCAGCTAGCTGGTACCGGCGATGAGCTACAAGGCATCAAGCGCGGTATCATGGAGATGGCTGACGGGATTATCATCAACAAGGCTGATGGTGACAATGTAGATAAGGCTCGTCTTGCGGCGCAGCACTTTCGCAACGCGCTCCAGCTCTTTCCCGCTACCGAGTCGGGCTGGGAGCCGAAGGTTATGACCTACTCAGGTCTGAAGGGGATAGGCATCAAGGAGATCTTTGACATGATCGATGAGTATCGCCAAACGAGTAAGGAGAGTGGCTACTTTGACTATAATCGTCGTCGCCAGGAGAAGTGGTGGATGTATGAGACGGTCAACGAGGAGTTGCGTCGCTCCTTCTACGACAATGAGCAGGTCAAGCAGCTTCAAGAGACGATAGAGCACGAGGTCCTGGAGAATCGTATCACACCCTTTGTGGGGGCGGGACGACTCTTAGAGGCTTTCTACAAGTCGCTGAAGTGA
- the uppS gene encoding polyprenyl diphosphate synthase, translating to MMKEQTPQHIAIIMDGNGRWAQRKGLSRSYGHKQGTDVLERTLSAVADRGIPYLTVYAFSTENWSRPEPEVSYIMQLLAKGLHEYTPRFIKEGVRLRAIGDIDQLPAETAAQLRDSMEQTKGGQRITLCIALSYSSYTEVSHAIRHIVADVQSRRLSSDDLARPELINDYLYTSGMPMPDLLIRTGGEQRLSNFLLLQSAYTELYFTDTLWPDFDEAELDKALADYASRQRRFGKVLQ from the coding sequence ATGATGAAAGAACAGACACCACAGCATATAGCCATCATCATGGATGGTAATGGTCGCTGGGCGCAGCGCAAAGGCTTGTCTCGCAGTTACGGACACAAGCAGGGTACCGATGTGCTAGAGCGGACTCTCTCAGCCGTAGCAGATAGAGGCATCCCGTATCTGACAGTTTACGCCTTCAGTACCGAAAACTGGAGTCGCCCAGAGCCCGAGGTGAGCTATATCATGCAGCTCCTCGCCAAGGGACTCCACGAGTACACGCCACGCTTCATCAAGGAGGGCGTGAGACTACGAGCTATTGGAGATATAGACCAGTTGCCCGCCGAGACAGCCGCGCAGCTTAGAGACTCTATGGAGCAGACGAAGGGTGGTCAGCGTATCACCCTATGCATCGCGCTCAGCTACTCCTCCTATACAGAGGTTAGCCATGCGATACGACATATCGTTGCGGATGTACAGTCCAGACGACTCAGTAGCGACGATCTGGCTCGTCCCGAGCTGATCAATGACTACCTATACACCAGTGGCATGCCGATGCCCGACCTGCTCATTCGCACAGGTGGAGAGCAGAGGCTCTCGAACTTCCTCTTATTACAATCTGCTTACACAGAGCTTTACTTCACAGATACATTATGGCCCGACTTTGATGAGGCTGAGCTTGACAAGGCACTGGCAGACTATGCTTCACGCCAGAGACGCTTTGGCAAGGTGCTTCAGTAA
- the trmB gene encoding tRNA (guanosine(46)-N7)-methyltransferase TrmB, whose amino-acid sequence MARRKLEKFADLHSYPNVYEYGYAELSSPEVAGQIAGGWCERAFDEDRPLILELGCGRGEYTVALAQQDVTHNYIGVDRKGARMWHGATEALDKGLSNAAFLRTDINLLPLAFAPGEVSELWITFPDPQMKRTRARLLSSAFFTSYNRYLKPDGVVHLKTDSTFLYEYTLSLLEVNDIQPLVALPDLYQEEQVLTQYGIPRVLTHYEKQWLGRGKIIKYIRFALPMREQWLEPEREPEHDDYTSWSQVPGGLLHQVEQAFAQEE is encoded by the coding sequence ATGGCTAGACGTAAACTGGAGAAATTTGCCGATCTGCATAGCTATCCCAATGTGTATGAGTATGGCTATGCAGAGCTTTCCTCCCCAGAGGTGGCAGGACAAATAGCTGGAGGGTGGTGCGAGCGAGCCTTTGACGAGGATCGCCCGCTCATCTTAGAGTTGGGCTGCGGGCGAGGCGAGTACACGGTCGCACTGGCTCAGCAAGATGTCACCCACAACTATATCGGAGTGGACCGCAAGGGAGCGCGTATGTGGCATGGTGCCACGGAGGCGTTGGACAAAGGTCTCTCTAACGCTGCTTTCCTACGGACCGACATCAATCTGCTACCGCTAGCCTTTGCTCCTGGGGAGGTGAGCGAACTGTGGATCACCTTTCCCGATCCGCAGATGAAGCGGACACGCGCTAGACTTCTCTCTTCGGCCTTTTTTACTAGTTACAATCGCTATCTCAAGCCCGACGGAGTGGTGCATCTTAAGACGGATAGCACCTTCCTCTATGAGTACACGCTGAGTCTGCTAGAGGTGAATGATATACAGCCTCTAGTGGCACTGCCTGATCTATACCAAGAGGAGCAGGTGCTGACACAGTATGGCATACCGCGCGTTCTGACCCATTACGAGAAGCAGTGGTTGGGCAGAGGTAAGATAATCAAGTATATTCGCTTTGCTCTGCCTATGCGCGAGCAATGGCTAGAGCCCGAGCGTGAACCGGAGCATGACGACTATACCAGTTGGTCGCAAGTACCTGGAGGTCTCTTGCACCAAGTGGAGCAAGCCTTTGCCCAGGAGGAATAA
- a CDS encoding DUF6242 domain-containing protein, with the protein MTRTIQSLHRYLLLAVALLPLISLPSCQRKSIVEDVRIESVLISELKMSDKSVPELEKTLFSIDHRKGLIYNARPLPKGTKIGTVKLKIVASPDALPKVYIGGVEQPSMSGLDTVNMSKHAEGVRIVMQHRKNASLTKEYKLKINIYDRDPYTHTWTKSAHPAPASATNEDIVLSRLVDNGEAYYYFTRTTSERHLWRASHKEPELWQEVTIPNALDSPIVDIVEQGGRDAILCLQESGQQACYDHANGGDWAQSNALPGRASYLLGNLYHRGENKPLVAVKSADGVHFNSEGGIRVPAAFPLEQNARLSFIVEHHPVALLVGGSVADTTALAYSTSNGLDWLTPHDAGVVSKIWPSDLSGAMVYEPQDHTILLVKPAARPKQAEQPAMRAYVSLNYGAMWQQLTEESILPSLYYEKGQKHQQGLALYRGDDGRIYLFGGIKGGTPTLWIGQPIRFKL; encoded by the coding sequence ATGACTCGTACTATACAATCACTCCATAGATACCTACTCCTCGCTGTAGCTTTGCTACCGCTGATCAGCTTACCTAGCTGCCAGCGCAAGTCGATTGTCGAGGATGTTCGGATAGAGAGCGTACTGATCTCAGAACTCAAGATGAGTGACAAGTCTGTCCCTGAGCTGGAGAAGACACTCTTCTCCATAGATCATCGCAAAGGACTGATATACAACGCTCGCCCGCTACCTAAGGGAACTAAAATCGGGACGGTCAAGCTGAAGATTGTAGCCTCGCCTGATGCGCTCCCTAAGGTGTACATAGGAGGTGTCGAGCAACCCTCTATGTCAGGACTAGACACGGTCAATATGTCCAAGCATGCTGAGGGAGTTCGCATCGTCATGCAGCATCGTAAAAACGCGTCCCTGACTAAGGAGTATAAGCTCAAGATAAACATCTACGATCGTGATCCATACACCCACACCTGGACGAAGTCTGCACACCCAGCGCCGGCTTCTGCCACGAATGAGGACATTGTGTTGAGTCGTCTCGTGGACAATGGCGAGGCTTACTACTACTTCACACGTACTACCAGCGAGAGACATCTGTGGCGTGCCTCACACAAGGAGCCAGAACTATGGCAAGAGGTGACAATACCTAATGCGCTCGACTCACCCATCGTAGACATCGTGGAGCAGGGCGGCCGTGATGCGATCCTCTGTCTACAGGAGAGCGGTCAGCAGGCTTGCTACGACCACGCGAATGGGGGAGACTGGGCGCAGAGCAATGCCCTGCCAGGTAGAGCTTCCTATCTCTTGGGCAATCTATACCATAGAGGGGAGAATAAGCCTCTCGTAGCTGTGAAGTCTGCTGATGGGGTACACTTCAATAGTGAGGGAGGCATACGAGTCCCAGCGGCTTTCCCTCTAGAGCAGAATGCCCGTCTCTCGTTTATTGTAGAGCATCATCCAGTAGCACTTCTAGTCGGTGGCTCTGTCGCTGATACGACGGCACTTGCCTACAGCACCTCCAATGGCCTTGACTGGCTCACACCGCACGATGCTGGTGTCGTGAGCAAGATCTGGCCGAGCGACCTATCTGGAGCGATGGTCTATGAGCCTCAAGACCACACTATACTGCTTGTCAAGCCGGCGGCTCGTCCTAAGCAAGCTGAGCAACCCGCTATGCGTGCTTACGTATCTCTCAACTACGGCGCTATGTGGCAGCAGCTGACGGAAGAGTCTATACTTCCATCGCTCTACTATGAGAAGGGACAGAAGCATCAGCAAGGCTTAGCACTCTACCGTGGCGATGATGGACGCATTTACCTCTTCGGAGGGATCAAGGGCGGTACGCCTACGCTTTGGATCGGGCAACCTATACGCTTTAAACTTTAA